A single genomic interval of Ramlibacter pinisoli harbors:
- a CDS encoding MerR family transcriptional regulator codes for MFTSKEVLERTGISRATLNNYISSGLLPRPDVLPPDPSAGSAPRIGYFPDDTVDRILEIQRLKTEGWSIGRIALHFEQRARGEPGLESAPGAVAAPATGALEVASAVPASSFFEEVEHPAYGVGSGFELLWSNAAIHAGAVGRLLSWPAGPAKGVGILELLLRSGRDPATDELVGFHLTVARERGTALADLCRGLTAEQSAVIGRRLQSVRPPAAGSVAIARLPLAGSERGIAVHAVRLRTGVVFLYAPPAHDDAPAPQMPATTTLVPAAATRLQPVAVLATRLQDAEAWWRRLPAPEFLELMADLRATIDPVIAAQGGSAGYARHAGFDAVFTGHDSDHLARAVRAAQALREAMRVLSRRWQARKGWTAELHLNTGLAEGHEWIGEAALPGDAAQQAAALAHAGRDASVWATRALADRLPAAVRAGLRLAAPVAGPVWTPVDGCYARLSDLVEARGGAPTEVAPRFADLAVAVLAPAATAGDSNPPAARPPHEA; via the coding sequence GTGTTCACGAGCAAGGAAGTCCTGGAGCGCACCGGCATCTCGCGGGCCACGCTGAACAACTACATCAGCAGCGGCCTGTTGCCGCGTCCCGACGTGCTGCCGCCCGACCCGTCCGCCGGGTCGGCGCCGCGCATCGGCTATTTCCCGGACGACACGGTCGATCGCATCCTGGAGATCCAGCGGCTGAAGACCGAGGGCTGGAGCATCGGCCGCATCGCGCTGCATTTCGAGCAGCGCGCGCGCGGTGAGCCGGGCCTGGAGTCAGCGCCCGGCGCCGTCGCAGCCCCGGCCACCGGCGCGCTCGAAGTTGCCAGCGCAGTCCCCGCTTCCTCCTTCTTCGAGGAAGTCGAGCATCCGGCGTACGGTGTCGGCTCCGGCTTCGAACTGCTCTGGTCCAACGCTGCCATCCACGCCGGCGCCGTCGGCCGACTGCTGTCCTGGCCCGCCGGCCCGGCCAAGGGCGTCGGCATCCTCGAACTGCTGTTGCGGTCGGGCCGTGATCCCGCCACGGACGAGCTGGTGGGCTTTCACCTCACGGTCGCGCGGGAGCGCGGGACGGCGCTGGCGGACCTGTGCCGAGGGTTGACGGCTGAGCAGTCGGCCGTCATCGGGCGCCGGCTGCAATCGGTGCGGCCGCCGGCGGCCGGTTCGGTGGCGATCGCCAGGCTGCCGCTTGCCGGGTCAGAGCGTGGCATCGCAGTGCATGCCGTGCGGCTGCGGACCGGCGTGGTGTTCCTCTACGCCCCGCCGGCCCACGACGACGCGCCGGCGCCGCAGATGCCGGCCACGACGACTTTGGTGCCTGCAGCCGCCACACGCCTCCAGCCCGTGGCAGTGCTGGCGACCCGGCTGCAGGACGCCGAAGCCTGGTGGCGCCGGCTGCCGGCCCCCGAATTCCTCGAACTGATGGCCGACCTGCGGGCGACCATTGATCCGGTGATCGCCGCGCAGGGCGGCAGCGCGGGCTACGCCCGCCACGCCGGCTTCGACGCCGTGTTCACCGGCCACGACTCCGACCATCTGGCCCGAGCCGTGCGGGCCGCGCAGGCGCTACGGGAGGCCATGCGCGTCCTGAGCCGGCGCTGGCAGGCACGCAAGGGCTGGACTGCCGAACTGCACCTGAACACCGGCCTGGCAGAAGGCCATGAATGGATCGGCGAAGCGGCCCTGCCGGGCGATGCTGCCCAGCAGGCCGCAGCGCTGGCGCACGCCGGGCGCGACGCCAGCGTCTGGGCCACCCGCGCCCTGGCCGACCGCCTGCCCGCCGCCGTGCGGGCCGGACTGCGGCTGGCCGCCCCCGTGGCGGGGCCCGTGTGGACTCCGGTCGACGGCTGCTACGCCCGATTGAGCGACCTGGTGGAGGCGCGCGGCGGCGCGCCCACCGAGGTCGCCCCCCGTTTTGCCGACCTTGCCGTGGCCGTCCTGGCACCCGCGGCAACGGCCGGCGATTCCAACCCCCCGGCGGCGCGGCCGCCCCACGAAGCCTAG
- a CDS encoding hemerythrin domain-containing protein has protein sequence MNHESLRIIRDEHAGVAAVLRSLVSMVAQGPQDCPLRFFDVMRAMLYYIDEYPERLHHPKESDLLFPKLARARPELMPLIQRLESDHLQGESRVRDLQHLLLGWELMGESQREPFAARLRQYATFYLDHMRLEEEHLLPAAEAVLTEADWAELDEAFARNHDPLAGADSAAMDRLFTRIVRTAPAPIGLGPALHLDDEEKRGMAQGQLPPVHGHHAA, from the coding sequence ATGAACCACGAATCGCTGCGGATCATCCGGGACGAGCACGCCGGCGTCGCCGCAGTGCTGCGGTCACTGGTCTCGATGGTGGCGCAGGGGCCCCAGGACTGCCCCTTGCGCTTCTTCGACGTGATGCGCGCGATGCTGTACTACATCGATGAGTACCCGGAGCGGCTGCACCATCCCAAGGAGTCGGACCTCCTGTTTCCCAAGCTGGCGCGCGCGCGGCCGGAGCTCATGCCGCTGATCCAGCGGCTCGAATCCGACCACCTGCAAGGCGAGTCCCGTGTTCGCGACCTGCAGCACCTGCTGCTCGGGTGGGAACTGATGGGCGAGTCCCAGAGGGAGCCGTTCGCCGCCCGGTTGCGACAGTACGCCACCTTCTACCTGGATCACATGCGGCTTGAGGAGGAGCACCTGCTCCCGGCGGCCGAGGCCGTGCTCACGGAAGCGGATTGGGCCGAACTCGATGAGGCGTTCGCGCGCAACCACGATCCGCTGGCCGGTGCGGACTCCGCCGCGATGGACCGGCTGTTCACGCGAATCGTGCGAACGGCCCCGGCGCCGATCGGGCTGGGTCCCGCCTTGCACCTGGACGACGAGGAGAAGCGCGGAATGGCGCAAGGGCAACTGCCGCCCGTCCACGGCCACCACGCCGCGTAG
- a CDS encoding acylphosphatase, whose protein sequence is MSERSERILLHGLVQGVGMRVAVLRLARRLALRGAVWNDGEDVCVEVAGEPADLETFVGLLRLEAPPLARIDEVRREELSGKLLDAADFQILPSRPATATRPTSGPPGPSA, encoded by the coding sequence ATGAGCGAACGTTCTGAGCGGATCCTGCTACACGGGCTGGTGCAGGGTGTCGGCATGCGAGTTGCGGTCTTGCGGCTGGCGCGGCGGCTGGCCCTGCGTGGCGCGGTATGGAACGATGGCGAAGACGTCTGCGTCGAGGTGGCGGGCGAGCCGGCCGACCTGGAGACCTTCGTCGGTCTGCTGCGGCTGGAGGCTCCTCCGCTGGCGCGGATCGATGAGGTCCGACGGGAAGAGCTGTCGGGAAAGCTGCTCGATGCCGCGGACTTCCAGATCCTCCCGTCGCGGCCGGCCACTGCCACGCGACCGACCAGCGGCCCGCCGGGGCCTTCTGCCTAG